In a single window of the Ooceraea biroi isolate clonal line C1 chromosome 8, Obir_v5.4, whole genome shotgun sequence genome:
- the LOC105275600 gene encoding pancreatic triacylglycerol lipase: MFLNETLLVLAYTANMMATLPEETGSKNVSAIQNITTTTLSPEEEENKFDMDDQWYMWRCFEPYGCFYIGAPWSGENRPVSTFPARPDSINPRYILYIRERAEQPHEVKIDQFLTIQEAPLKKKSNLYFIIHGFLDNGDKTWVLRTMKELLLREDCNVVIVNWIAGAGPPYTQAVANTRLVGAMTARLAAQLIEVGGIPPSKMHCIGHSLGAHTSGYVGYTLKRRYGYKLGRITGLDPAEPHFSNTSPMVRLDPTDATFVTAIHTDCNPFISGGLGITQPVAHIDFYPNGGRNQPGCNEGVLNSITLERGSFFRGIKRFLGCNHIRSYEYFIESINSPCPFLAVPCTSWDKFQEGSCFDCVNQYCPRFGLDAQPGTYHASVYLMTGSEKPFCKGHYKVTINVSKTNESLLHGGEVGMFVVRAIGANGRKTERMQLSPTSKYYEPGSTHTVVLPGDVVGKPDSVEITWEYQTSVFNPLTWRLLHTPRAYIDSLTIKSLETNHGVTLCPDNTKTLIANEPKILTVENCRNTEHNVIST; encoded by the exons ATGTTCCTCAACGAGACTCTTTTGGTGCTGGCGTACACGGCCAACATGATGGCTACCTTGCCGGAGGAAACAGGCTCGAAAAACGTCAGTGCAATCCAGAATATCACTACCACAACCTTGTCGccggaagaagaggagaacAAATTCGACATGGACGATC aatGGTACATGTGGCGATGCTTCGAGCCGTACGGTTGCTTCTACATTGGAGCACCCTGGTCCGGAGAAAATCGACCAGTGTCCACATTTCCGGCACGCCCGGACAGCATCAACCCCCGGTACATCCTCTACATACGTGAACGAGCCGAACAGCCTCATGAGGTAAAAATCGATCAATTTCTCACGATTCAAGAAGCACCTTTGAAGAAGAAGAGCAACTTGTACTTCATCATCCACGGATTCCTCGACAATGGCGACAAGACGTGGGTTCTG AGAACAATGAAGGAGTTGCTGTTACGAGAGGACTGCAACGTCGTGATAGTTAATTGGATCGCTGGTGCTGGACCACCTTATACGCAGGCGGTGGCGAATACGCGACTGGTGGGTGCTATGACAGCGCGATTGGCGGCTCAGCTGATCGAGGTTGGTGGGATACCGCCCTCGAAAATGCACTGCATCGGACACAGTCTGGGCGCCCACACTTCTGGTTACGTTGGATATACTTTGAAGCGTCGATATGGCTACAAACTTGGGCGAATTACAG GCCTTGATCCGGCGGAGCCGCACTTTAGCAACACCTCGccgatggttcgcctggatccaacGGACGCGACGTTTGTGACAGCCATTCACACCGACTGCAATCCTTTTATCAGCGGCGGACTCGGCATTACGCAACCGGTAGCACACATCGATTTCTACCCGAATGGCGGTCGCAATCAGCCCGGTTGTAACGAGGGTGTCCTCAATTCCATCACCTTGGAACGCGGCAGCTTCTTCCGCG gaaTTAAGAGATTTTTGGGATGCAACCATATTCGTAGTTACGAATATTTCATCGAGAGCATAAACAGTCCATGTCCGTTTTTAGCTGTGCCCTGCACGTCTTGGGACAAGTTTCAGGAAGGCAGCTGTTTCGACTGCGTGAACCAATATTGTCCTAGATTCGGATTGGACGCTCAACCCGGAACCTACCACGCATCTGTATACTTGATGACCGGATCTGAAAAACCATTTTGCA AGGGTCACTATAAGGTGACGATAAACGTCTCCAAGACGAACGAGAGCTTGTTGCATGGCGGAGAGGTCGGAATGTTCGTGGTGCGCGCGATTGGCGCAAACGGCAGGAAGACTGAGAGGATGCAGCTGAGTCCAACTTCGAAGTATTACGAACCCGGTAGTACGCACACGGTTGTGCTGCCCGGCGACGTTGTAGGCAAGCCAGACTCGGTGGAGATCACATGGGAATACCAGACTTCGGTCTTCAATCCGCTCACCTGGAGGCTGCTGCACACTCCGCGGGCCTACATCGATTCGCTGACCATCAAGAGTCTGGAGACTAATCATGG GGTCACTCTGTGTCCGGATAACACCAAGACGTTGATAGCGAACGAGCCGAAGATCTTGACCGTGGAAAATTGCCGCAATACGGAGCACAACGTAATTTCCACGTGA
- the LOC105275599 gene encoding pancreatic triacylglycerol lipase isoform X1, whose translation MMRRSSMNRQGVCNNGKGALVLLLIALAPVICSAGILDPWQWARSDRIEVNIPWLPFENETRCYEELGCLNITRSWYHLIHRPLNVFPLPREVINTRFILYTNQNPLDGQILKVAKDKSIGNSNFNPKRKTKFIIHGFIDTPLSNWVKEMRNELLVHGDYNVIVVDWAGGSLPLYTQATANTRLVGLELAHLIKHLQTNYGLDPNDVHLIGHSLGAHTAGYAGEKLSGNIGRITGLDPAEPYFQGMPNHLRLDYTDAKLVDVIHTDGKSIFFLGLPGYGMSQPCGHLDFYPNNGKEQPGCTDLSETTPSLPLTLIREGLEEASRVLVACNHVRALKLFIESINSKCQYVAHECSSYASFLRGECFSCKSNNSLSCGVMGYHADNSPALVKRQAMGQDMSSLLGSKFFFMTGKEDPYCRRHYRITINLARPPTAESWVQGFMKVTLHADKGVIRNMDLTPSGYMKLEHGSTARMVVAHPTGSIGNIGKVRRVELSWVYDMDVLQPRSLCFFWCNDRLYVNSVSVDAMDLPGRGKREADFSSKLCSTSRQEYAEIASGSTASFVDNC comes from the exons AT GATGCGGAGGAGCAGCATGAATAGACAAGGAGTCTGCAACAACGGCAAAGGAGCACTGGTCCTGCTCCTCATCGCATTGGCTCCTGTTATCTGCTCCGCCGGAATCCTGGACCCTTGGCAGTGGGCGCGCAGCGACCGGATCGAAGTCAACATACCTTGGCTGCCTT TCGAGAATGAGACGCGATGCTACGAAGAGCTGGGCTGCCTGAACATCACCAGGAGCTGGTACCACCTCATCCATCGTCCCCTCAACGTTTTCCCGCTGCCACGAGAGGTCATCAACACCAGGTTCATCCTCTACACGAATCAGAACCCCTTGGAT ggtcaaatattaaaagtggCCAAGGATAAATCCATTGGGAACTCGAACTTTAATCCTAAGCGAAAAACGAAATTCATCATACACGGTTTCATAGACACGCCACTCAGCAACTGGGTGAAG GAGATGAGAAACGAGTTGTTGGTGCACGGTGATTACAACGTTATCGTGGTCGATTGGGCGGGTGGCAGCTTACCTTTGTACACTCAAGCGACAGCGAACACGAGACTGGTCGGACTCGAATTAGCTCACTTGATCAAGCACTTGCAA ACAAACTACGGCCTGGATCCGAATGACGTGCACTTAATTGGACATAGTCTTGGTGCCCACACAGCTGGTTACGCGGGAGAGAAACTGAGCGGCAATATTGGCCGCATCACCGGTTTGGACCCTGCGGAACCCTACTTCCAAGGAATGCCGAACCACCTTCGCCTGGATTACACGGACGCCAAATTAGTGGACGTGATTCATACTGACGGAAAGAGCATCTTTTTCTTAG GTCTTCCAGGATACGGGATGAGCCAGCCATGCGGGCACCTAGACTTCTACCCGAACAACGGCAAGGAGCAACCGGGGTGCACGGATTTGAGCGAGACCACACCGTCGTTGCCTCTGACCCTGATACGCGAGGGCCTCGAGGAGGCCTCGCGCGTCCTGGTCGCCTGCAACCACGTGCGCGCACTCAAGCTTTTCATCGAGAGCATCAATTCCAAGTGCCAGTACGTGGCACATGAGTGCTCGAGCTACGCTAGTTTTCTGCGAGGCGAGTGCTTCTCCTGCAAGAGCAACAACAGCTTGAGCTGCGGCGTGATGGGCTATCACGCGGACAACAGTCCGGCTCTGGTCAAACGCCAGGCCATGGGACAGGATATGTCGTCCCTGCTGGGCTCCAAGTTCTTCTTCATGACCGGCAAGGAGGATCCGTACTGCA GAAGGCATTACAGGATCACCATCAACCTCGCCCGTCCACCGACCGCGGAGAGCTGGGTGCAGGGCTTCATGAAAGTCACTCTCCACGCCGACAAAGGCGTGATCCGCAACATGGACCTCACGCCCAG CGGTTACATGAAACTGGAGCACGGATCGACCGCGCGGATGGTCGTGGCTCATCCAACCGGTTCCATAGGCAACATAGGCAAGGTGAGGCGGGTTGAGCTCTCCTGGGTGTACGATATGGACGTGTTGCAACCAAGATCTCTGTGCTTCTTCTGGTGCAACGACCGCCTATACGTTAACAGCGTCAGCGTGGACGCCATGGATCTTCCGGGCAGAGG AAAACGAGAGGCGGATTTCTCCAGTAAGCTCTGCTCGACCAGCAGGCAGGAGTACGCGGAGATCGCGAGCGGGTCCACTGCCTCGTTCGTCGACAACTGCTGA
- the LOC105275599 gene encoding pancreatic triacylglycerol lipase isoform X2: MMRRSSMNRQGVCNNGKGALVLLLIALAPVICSAGILDPWQWARSDRIEVNIPWLPFENETRCYEELGCLNITRSWYHLIHRPLNVFPLPREVINTRFILYTNQNPLDGQILKVAKDKSIGNSNFNPKRKTKFIIHGFIDTPLSNWVKEMRNELLVHGDYNVIVVDWAGGSLPLYTQATANTRLVGLELAHLIKHLQTNYGLDPNDVHLIGHSLGAHTAGYAGEKLSGNIGRITGLDPAEPYFQGMPNHLRLDYTDAKLVDVIHTDGKSIFFLGYGMSQPCGHLDFYPNNGKEQPGCTDLSETTPSLPLTLIREGLEEASRVLVACNHVRALKLFIESINSKCQYVAHECSSYASFLRGECFSCKSNNSLSCGVMGYHADNSPALVKRQAMGQDMSSLLGSKFFFMTGKEDPYCRRHYRITINLARPPTAESWVQGFMKVTLHADKGVIRNMDLTPSGYMKLEHGSTARMVVAHPTGSIGNIGKVRRVELSWVYDMDVLQPRSLCFFWCNDRLYVNSVSVDAMDLPGRGKREADFSSKLCSTSRQEYAEIASGSTASFVDNC; the protein is encoded by the exons AT GATGCGGAGGAGCAGCATGAATAGACAAGGAGTCTGCAACAACGGCAAAGGAGCACTGGTCCTGCTCCTCATCGCATTGGCTCCTGTTATCTGCTCCGCCGGAATCCTGGACCCTTGGCAGTGGGCGCGCAGCGACCGGATCGAAGTCAACATACCTTGGCTGCCTT TCGAGAATGAGACGCGATGCTACGAAGAGCTGGGCTGCCTGAACATCACCAGGAGCTGGTACCACCTCATCCATCGTCCCCTCAACGTTTTCCCGCTGCCACGAGAGGTCATCAACACCAGGTTCATCCTCTACACGAATCAGAACCCCTTGGAT ggtcaaatattaaaagtggCCAAGGATAAATCCATTGGGAACTCGAACTTTAATCCTAAGCGAAAAACGAAATTCATCATACACGGTTTCATAGACACGCCACTCAGCAACTGGGTGAAG GAGATGAGAAACGAGTTGTTGGTGCACGGTGATTACAACGTTATCGTGGTCGATTGGGCGGGTGGCAGCTTACCTTTGTACACTCAAGCGACAGCGAACACGAGACTGGTCGGACTCGAATTAGCTCACTTGATCAAGCACTTGCAA ACAAACTACGGCCTGGATCCGAATGACGTGCACTTAATTGGACATAGTCTTGGTGCCCACACAGCTGGTTACGCGGGAGAGAAACTGAGCGGCAATATTGGCCGCATCACCGGTTTGGACCCTGCGGAACCCTACTTCCAAGGAATGCCGAACCACCTTCGCCTGGATTACACGGACGCCAAATTAGTGGACGTGATTCATACTGACGGAAAGAGCATCTTTTTCTTAG GATACGGGATGAGCCAGCCATGCGGGCACCTAGACTTCTACCCGAACAACGGCAAGGAGCAACCGGGGTGCACGGATTTGAGCGAGACCACACCGTCGTTGCCTCTGACCCTGATACGCGAGGGCCTCGAGGAGGCCTCGCGCGTCCTGGTCGCCTGCAACCACGTGCGCGCACTCAAGCTTTTCATCGAGAGCATCAATTCCAAGTGCCAGTACGTGGCACATGAGTGCTCGAGCTACGCTAGTTTTCTGCGAGGCGAGTGCTTCTCCTGCAAGAGCAACAACAGCTTGAGCTGCGGCGTGATGGGCTATCACGCGGACAACAGTCCGGCTCTGGTCAAACGCCAGGCCATGGGACAGGATATGTCGTCCCTGCTGGGCTCCAAGTTCTTCTTCATGACCGGCAAGGAGGATCCGTACTGCA GAAGGCATTACAGGATCACCATCAACCTCGCCCGTCCACCGACCGCGGAGAGCTGGGTGCAGGGCTTCATGAAAGTCACTCTCCACGCCGACAAAGGCGTGATCCGCAACATGGACCTCACGCCCAG CGGTTACATGAAACTGGAGCACGGATCGACCGCGCGGATGGTCGTGGCTCATCCAACCGGTTCCATAGGCAACATAGGCAAGGTGAGGCGGGTTGAGCTCTCCTGGGTGTACGATATGGACGTGTTGCAACCAAGATCTCTGTGCTTCTTCTGGTGCAACGACCGCCTATACGTTAACAGCGTCAGCGTGGACGCCATGGATCTTCCGGGCAGAGG AAAACGAGAGGCGGATTTCTCCAGTAAGCTCTGCTCGACCAGCAGGCAGGAGTACGCGGAGATCGCGAGCGGGTCCACTGCCTCGTTCGTCGACAACTGCTGA